The Henningerozyma blattae CBS 6284 chromosome 9, complete genome DNA segment ataataTCTAATCTTcagaatgaaaaaaagagcataatttttttttaagatgATAACAGTTTGTATGAGAAATAGTATTAATActtgttaataatatatctttCATTGCAGCATAATATTGCAAAACTATAGAATAAATAGTATACTCAAAAGCCTCAACTATATAGGGGTAACTGTTAActaatcaaaaaataaaattttcttcgtattaatttttcttacaatgtcatattttaaataagatATCAATTTGCCAAACtaatatattcataattGAAAATCCTCAGATATTTAAGTACCagatataattatttatttggtaaattaGAGGATAGCTTTTTCAAAATGCAACATGAATTGTTGACTGTGTATATTTattgtaaaaattattatacttgTGGTGGATTCATTAGAGTAGCTAAATCCGATGGGTTCATAATATCGCATAATAAATGAACGTAAATTCCTGAAGAAACAATCAAACTAAAAGCTAACGCAATCAATGTTTTTGCTGATTTGGTATTCCATGGAATACAATGGACAACAAATAAACAGCATGCAATAATAGAGCATTCATTAATAACATTGGCAATTGAAGaccaaatgaaaattaattttgaatttttcagtATAGATATTAGAGATGGAtctatttcatttttttgttctGGTGTTAGACTATCAAAATCCACCTTAACAATCAATGTGATTATGATACTGAAAGTTATTGATACAGCAAATATACCGACAATcaaatatatgaaaaatgCTAATATTCGATAAAAAATGGGCTTCTTTATGGGTTGAGGAGCTTCCTCGAAGCTGAATTCTTCTAAGGGTACAGTTTTCAAATCTGCCTTGGCGCTATCTTGTAGTCCCCCCTTCTTTTCCTCTCTTTTCTCTGTTTCAGGTAATAAGGAGACTTTGCTCTCTGGATGTGTACTACTAGACATAATAGTTGTTATTCAATCGttcaattgttttaaatatgtCTTGTTATAAGGTTACTTAGTGTCTGGCAGAAAGTTGTTTAAATACATACATTCTGCTGTTCTTATAAGTATACTTTGTCAAGCCCAATTATCCACCAGCTGAACTAATTCACGTCAGATCTTCGTAGCTAACCACTGTACTCCGTGAGAAAATTCTCGTGCATTCCTTCTCGTGCGGCCTATTCTTGGCATAATGGCCGTGCAAGAAAAACCACGTAGGGGGTGATGGCTGTGCGAgtgtttttaataaaatatatagattCCGCTTATTTATAGTGTAATAATAGGAAATACTATAGGACTATATAGGTATAGGGTAGTTTGCAACAATGGTAGAAATTATACTATTTGGGTAGCCCACAGTTTCTTGAACACAAGTAGTTGAATTAGTCCAACCACACAGATGAGAGCCATTAAAAGGTAGGAATTCTTGTTAAGGGTAGTACGGTGTAAATTTAACCAGCCACCTGTACTACAACCAATCGCAACTAATAAGTTGTGTAaagttttataaaaaaataatacctTCTTGTTATCAGAATTCACTATCATTGGTCTAATCTTTGAAGAATCAAATATACCAGTGAAATAGAGATTGATGAGAtcatataaaatatataccACTGACATACCACCTAAAACTGTTTTATAACTCTTGGTTGCATTTTTTATATGTTCTTGACCATTGGTGGTTTCCAAtctttcttcatcattataaTCGGTTGATGGTAATTCAATTCTACCcattttcttattatattattagtttaATTATGTCGTGTCTAATGCTCCATAGATTCAGTATAGAAGGGACAATTAGTATTTACTATTAACACTACATGAACTGAACcgtttatattttatactCTAACTATTTGTTCAACATTAACCTCGTCAAGCTCTGTTCGCTGCCATATTTTCTCCGCTATAGACAATTGCCAATACTTGCCTGAGCATGCCGCAGTTTgggaaaatttttcaacgAAAAAGGGAATTATAATAGCAGGGAAGGGAAAAGTAATGTACAAAGAAAAGTGAGTAGCGTATAATGAAATTCTTGCTATCTCAATAATGCCAAGAGTGCCTTAGAAATAGGTGAATGTCTTCGTTGAATTCACGGGtattaatgttattataaatatatattttatgcAGGTATGAAGAAAACAAATGTTCTAGTATGGTAGTTGCTAAATGTTGTCATAATCATCAAAAAGTACGAAATAAgttttctaaattaaagGCCTAATGTAggaataatatatatatttttattcaaaaaatgaatatttctttttataaataatttgcaCAAATGGCAGTAATTCTTGTTGGTCTGAAAGAGATTCCATTTCAAAGTGGtaattattgaataataatttttatcgCAAGAAGAgttcaattttaaaaaaacttAGGATTATTCGTATTTCACTTATCACTTTTGGCTAAatgtttgaaaaatattttctcaTAAGATGAGACAAAGAAAAAGGGAAACTCATAAAATCCTATTTGAtccaattatatatttttcatgtcgaaaaaaaatgttggAAGGTGACTAAAATCGTCCCTTCAAAACTATAAGAAGCTTCTCTGAACTATAATGAATCTAActttttgtattttctttttttcttcctAATTTCTAAAGTagaagatatatatatatatatggaCTATTCCCTAAGCAACCTTCCCAGCAATTTATCCATCCCCTATAGAATAAGcagaataaaatatttactcCGACGAGccaattaaagataaagagATGCTAAAGAATCTTAAATTGACCAATAATTACAATAATAAAGGATTACTATCTgcgaaaaaaaatgtcaaGGGAAAAGTTATCAAATGTGGGCCAAAAAAGAGGAATATTGCTGCTAAGGTAGTTGAAAACTTTTCAAGGATAGAAGAAGATATAAAGAGTACAGATGTGAACCTAACTAGTAATTCAGGGGAaccaattaataaagaatttagcAAGTTGTTAGACGATTGTGAGATTGATTGGATCCAGGAGGAGTTGCCTAGTTTTGAGGTTACAATCGCAGAGGATATGCCTATACTGGACTCTATAGATCTATGTGAGGAAGCTTTTGGTAATATGTTTGATAGCAATGCAGATGAGGATCTTTTCAAGATTTCGCATGAAATCTCTAGTAGCATTCCCTATGGAAGTTTAAGCAAAAATATAGCTAATATTAGCGGAACTTTTGAGAAAGTAGATAGTAGTTTACTCTTTGAGGATCAATCTGATATCACTAAGCATACCTTGCATATTACGGACCTGAGTTCATCGGAAGTTAGGTATGAACAAGAAAATATGCTAGAACCAACACTGTCACCGGATATAAGCCAATCGAGCAATTGTTTCATTAATGAGATGGTAGCAAAAAATAGTTTCACAAAGTGACACATTCCTTACTTTTGTATGTTTTagtttgattttgattttgattgtttattcaatattatataggctaattattttatatagtGTTTTTATAGTTTGCTATTATATATCATgtattgtttttaaatcCCTCtgttattcaaattatacTCTTCTAgctatttaatttaattcaaaaaaaattagccACGTTGAGGGCTGagtcttttaaatttcagATAAAACCAGATTTGCAAAGCTCATTACTTCTAtacttcaaaaatataagaatTAATACTGTTAGTAATTTGAAGTTTTTTATgtatatcaataatttaattatagaGCCATCCGAGCTGtgtttgatatttttacaTATTTTGTCTCACAGTAAATTAGTTTTGTACTCTTGCTCTAAAATACtagttaaaaaaagtaatatttATGTTAAAGAATCTGATATTTCCAACGATtagtaattttttgaaatctcCAGCTTTCCTGGTCACTACTTATTCCATGGTTGTATTCTATGATCGGCTAAACTTCACAGCACCTAAGTCTTTtgaaactttatttttatttttttggtaaAGTTCGTAGCAATTctcaaaaaattagaagcaatatatctaaattaaaGATAGCAGCTATTATTCACTAATTAGATAAGTTTATTCAAAGTCATGTTTTTAGATAGGGTTTtagagaaaaagaaaaagaaaaaatatcgtTAGGTTTCTAtcaatcaaaatatttatagcACATTTTCATACTTTTTGAAATTACTACATTCTTAGGAAAAGAAGTATAACTCGGCTAACTGATATTCAAACCAAAAGAAGTtctgtttgaataatagGCAGTTTTTTTACTAAAAATAGTAACAAGATTAAACAAGGCAGAGAGAAAATTTCTGTGTATAAACTAACTGAGTTTGCATAATTGTATTGATATCATGATGGAATAACCctaatatttttaccaaTATTGAAGCATTTATATCTGATTTCCTTCTAACTTCTCAGATAAAAGACCTACCAGctagtaaaaataaatattttagaaaatggGGAGTAATATCACTAAGTTTGAATAGTTGAAGTTTCTCGGAATAACTTTCCCATGAAAATATTCAGATGAACTTATTTTCGGAACGACGGgttatatattctttagaTATTGCCATCCACGTTCAAGAAGTCTCTGTGAGATTTGATCACAGCCAATAGACAATTCTCGAGTAAAATATAAgtgttttatttatcttGCACATTATAcagatatattaaaattataaaaaatgtaTAAAGGCTAAGCTATTCTATAAAATGctataaaaattgtaaGCAAAActactttatttattgtttatCCCAACCCATATTGATAGCTTCATCGTAAGTTGGATAATCCAAGTAACCTTCAGAAGTCATGGCGTAGAATAAATCTCTGTTATATTTGTTTAGTGGCAAACCTTTTTCTAATCTGTCAACTAAATCTGGGTTAGCAATCCATAATCTACCGTAACCTAACAAGGTTCTATCGTCTTTCATGAATTCTCTAGCAACTTCTGGATGTAAGGCTAAGTTACCGGATCTTATAATGATACCCTTCCAAATAGAATAGAAGAAATCGTTAGTACCATCAACATATTCACCTTGACCTTCAGTTAAAAATGGGTTGGTAACACGTGGTTCAACAATATGAATGTAAGCAAGACGGTTACCAGCTTGGGCCCTCTTTTCTAATTCCCCAGTGATGTATGCATATTGGGCAACAGTTAATGGATTAGCGCCACCAATCATATCATTGAAAGTACCATATGGAGAGAATCTGATACCAACCTTTTCAGCGCCAATAGCCTCAACTAAAGCATCAACAACTTCCAATGGGAATCTAGCTCTGTTTTCAATAGAACCACCGTATTCATCGGTTCTTTTATTGGAGTTGGTGTCTAAAAATTGGTTTAGCATATAACCGTTAGCAGAATGGATTTCAACACCATCAGCACCTGCAGCAATGACATTCTTAGCAGCTGCAACATAGTCCTTAATGTATTGTTTGATATCATCCTTAGTCAAACCATGGATCTTGATATCGTTTTCCTTGGCGATTTTACCATATTGGTCGTTACTGTAAACGTTGTCAGTAGCACCATCGTATCTTAAACCATCTCTAGCCATACATTTGGCATCAGCAGCCCAACCTAGGGCCCATAATTGTGGCCAAATGAATGATTTGTTCTTGTGAATGGCAGCaaagatttttttccaCTCAGTCATTTGTTCTTCGGACCAGACACCTGGAGCATTGTCATAACCACCGGCTTGTCTGGAGATGAAAACACCTTCAGTAATCAATAGAGTTCCTTCTCTCTTAGAACGTTGATCATAGTACTTTTCAGTCCATTCTTTATGAGGAACATGATCAGGAGTTTGAGCTCTCATTCTTGTTAAAGGTGGTAAGATGGCTCTGTGcttcaattcattattaccAACTTTAATTGGCTTAAACAAGTTAGTATCATTCAAAGCAACAGGattgaattctttaataaatggCATTGTATTGGAGATTAGTGGGATTTAAAAGTTATTTTTGTTTGGTAGTGTATTCATTATAAGAATATTTCTCAAACCAAAAAGAATTCCAAATATCCAGCCATCATTGCATTTATATACTTaaagttttaataaaatcaccataatattattaacaatCAGAAGGCCTTAAAATGTTATGTGATTAATATGTTTAGCAGATATTTTgtgtatttatttgaattgtcatatctttctttcaatgtaattattaatttataatttttcaatggtTTATTATCCCAGAATGGAACTCTATTTTCGTAGTTCCGACTATCCGTCTTCCGCTTCCGCTTTCCGCGCTCCGCCTTCCGTCTTCCGCCTTCCGTCTTCCGTCTTCCGCTATCCACTTTCCGAACTCCAAACTCCAAACTCTAAACTTTAAACTCCTTCTGGCGAAAGCCGCGCTCCAGTATCCTAGGTAACGGagttattgaaaaatataatacagTTTTGGTAAagtactattattttaattcaaaaaattaatatatatatatatatatatatatattatttacttaTTTAAGTCTAGAGAAGTAATTAAGTATAGTACTTAATACAactaaatttaatttaaattagttaaattaattttcagTGTGTATTTTTAcgtaaagaagaaaaactATTTTACTAGTTTAGAAAGTGACT contains these protein-coding regions:
- the TBLA0I03570 gene encoding alkene reductase, whose product is MPFIKEFNPVALNDTNLFKPIKVGNNELKHRAILPPLTRMRAQTPDHVPHKEWTEKYYDQRSKREGTLLITEGVFISRQAGGYDNAPGVWSEEQMTEWKKIFAAIHKNKSFIWPQLWALGWAADAKCMARDGLRYDGATDNVYSNDQYGKIAKENDIKIHGLTKDDIKQYIKDYVAAAKNVIAAGADGVEIHSANGYMLNQFLDTNSNKRTDEYGGSIENRARFPLEVVDALVEAIGAEKVGIRFSPYGTFNDMIGGANPLTVAQYAYITGELEKRAQAGNRLAYIHIVEPRVTNPFLTEGQGEYVDGTNDFFYSIWKGIIIRSGNLALHPEVAREFMKDDRTLLGYGRLWIANPDLVDRLEKGLPLNKYNRDLFYAMTSEGYLDYPTYDEAINMGWDKQ
- the TBLA0I03550 gene encoding uncharacterized protein, whose amino-acid sequence is MSSSTHPESKVSLLPETEKREEKKGGLQDSAKADLKTVPLEEFSFEEAPQPIKKPIFYRILAFFIYLIVGIFAVSITFSIIITLIVKVDFDSLTPEQKNEIDPSLISILKNSKLIFIWSSIANVINECSIIACCLFVVHCIPWNTKSAKTLIALAFSLIVSSGIYVHLLCDIMNPSDLATLMNPPQV
- the TBLA0I03560 gene encoding uncharacterized protein, translating into MLKNLKLTNNYNNKGLLSAKKNVKGKVIKCGPKKRNIAAKVVENFSRIEEDIKSTDVNLTSNSGEPINKEFSKLLDDCEIDWIQEELPSFEVTIAEDMPILDSIDLCEEAFGNMFDSNADEDLFKISHEISSSIPYGSLSKNIANISGTFEKVDSSLLFEDQSDITKHTLHITDLSSSEVRYEQENMLEPTLSPDISQSSNCFINEMVAKNSFTK